The window GGACGCCACCGTCGGCGATATCCAGCTGGAGGGCGCACACGTCACGCAGGACCTCGTTCTCGACGGTGCGACCGTCACCGGCGACGTGGACACGTTCGAGGCCGTGTTCGACGGCGACCTGGAGTGTCGTGGTACGACGTTCGAGGGTGCGGTCGAACTGGACGAGGGGTCGTTCCACGACGACGTGAGCTTCGACCAGGCGACGTTCGAATCGGGGTTCGCCGCCCGCAACGCCGAGTTCTTCGGCGAGTCCCATCTGCTGGACGACAGCACCAGCTTCGACGAGGCGACGTTCGCCGGCGAGGCGGACCTCCGGCACACGGAGTTCGGCTACGCCCGGTTCGAGGACGTGGCCTTCGAGAGCGACGCGACGTTCGAGGAGGCCGACTTCCGGGGCGACGTCGAGTTCGACGGCGCGACGTTCGCCGACGAGGCCGACTTCGACGAGATCCGCTTCGGCGGGGACGCCTCCTTCGCCGGTGCGACGTTCGGCGGCCTGGCGCACTTCCGCGGCTCCGTCTTCGAGGGCGGGGCCCGCGTGCTGGAGGCCGACGCCGCCTTCCAGGACGTCTCCTTCGAGGGCGAGGCCGATTTCACCCGCGCCGGGTTCCGGGTGGCGGACTTCACGGGCGCGTCGTTCGCCGGCCCGGCGACGTTCGTGGAACTCGCGACGAGCGACGACCTGACACTCGTCGACTGCGAGTTCGGTGCCGAACTCCACGCCGAGGAGGCCGTTCTCGACGGGGACGTGGACGCCACGGGCGCGTCGTTCGCCGCGCCGGTACTGTTCGAGGAGGCGGAGTTCGGCGACGACGCCTCATTCGCCGAGTGCCGGTTCGACACGCTGGCGGACTTCGACGAGGTGCTGTTCGACGGCGACACCACCTTCGAGGGCGCGACGTTCGAGGGCGAGGCCGACTTCCGCGGCACCGAATTCCTTGGCGACGCCAACCACCTCGCCGACGGTGTCTCCTTCGCGGACTGTCGGTTCGAGGCGCACACGGACTTCGACGACGCGGCGTTCACCTCCGCGGACTTCGGCGGCGTCACCTTCGGCGCGCCCGCAGATTTCACGGGGGCGACGTTCGACGACCGGCTCGTCTGCCGGGCCAGTGCGACCACCGCCGCGACGTATCTCGACTTCACCGACGCGAAGATCAAGCGTGGTCGTATCGTCCAGCCCGAATCCAGCTGGGTCCACTACGACATGACCCGTGCTAGCCTCGGCGACGTGGCGCTGGATGCCGAGCGCGAGTCGGACCGCCGGGAGCTGCTGGACTACTTCCGCTTCTGTAATACGGAGTTCGACGAGTTCGACGGGCTGGCGTTCGACTTCTCGGACCACACGGACTACCTCGACCGCAACGAGTGGGTGCTCCACGACTTCGACGAGAACATCGATGTCGACTACGAGTTCGCGCTGGAGCTGACGCCGGGGGTGACCGAGACGACCTACCTGAAGGCGAAGAACGCCGCCTCCGCGGCGGGGGAGATGAAGGCCGCCGGCGAGTTCCGTGTGAAGCGGCAGGCGT of the Haloglomus salinum genome contains:
- a CDS encoding pentapeptide repeat-containing protein, with product MSDEQEAGPDPDAGGGGGTTPENGDGSVADTTAEPRTDPGDLPTYDDVATAREVLRASPAERDERGLTDDDVRAAFRTVIDEGDREEKDLSGVTLPALALDYEVVDGTNKHPVDLRGATVEKLSAERGTIRIPLHLEDATVGDIQLEGAHVTQDLVLDGATVTGDVDTFEAVFDGDLECRGTTFEGAVELDEGSFHDDVSFDQATFESGFAARNAEFFGESHLLDDSTSFDEATFAGEADLRHTEFGYARFEDVAFESDATFEEADFRGDVEFDGATFADEADFDEIRFGGDASFAGATFGGLAHFRGSVFEGGARVLEADAAFQDVSFEGEADFTRAGFRVADFTGASFAGPATFVELATSDDLTLVDCEFGAELHAEEAVLDGDVDATGASFAAPVLFEEAEFGDDASFAECRFDTLADFDEVLFDGDTTFEGATFEGEADFRGTEFLGDANHLADGVSFADCRFEAHTDFDDAAFTSADFGGVTFGAPADFTGATFDDRLVCRASATTAATYLDFTDAKIKRGRIVQPESSWVHYDMTRASLGDVALDAERESDRRELLDYFRFCNTEFDEFDGLAFDFSDHTDYLDRNEWVLHDFDENIDVDYEFALELTPGVTETTYLKAKNAASAAGEMKAAGEFRVKRQAFSRRKHIDIAKDPSVSLGARLQNAARAAENGFLGLTCGHGMRLLRIALVFVLAPLLFVPFYTFGGPAFATTTGQLDSLSALATPAGQEVLLGNIHLSYISYTTIGYGNEAPTAIAGRLMASSEAFLSTVLAALVVYALVKRSEL